GCTCTGAATGATGCAGGAGTGGCTACTGTAAGCTACAGTAAGTACGGCTCTAAGAGAACCAGACTCGTCAATGATAACAGTCATTAGTATAAATTTTACACAAAGTATTCCTGAGGCTGGGACAGAAGCAGTCTTGATAGCTTCTTTTAAGTCAAAAGACATCATTGACTTGATCAATGCCTTTTGACTTAAAAGAAGCTGATGCTGTTGTGAATTAATTTGTTACAATCAGGAAAATttatagtttttagctcacctgagctgaaagctcaagtgagcttttctgagcACATTTTGTCtgccgtccgtctgtccgtaaacttttcacattggcAGCATCTTCTCAACAaatactgggccaatttcaaccaaacttggcacaaatcatccttgggcaaagaagattcaaagttgtgaaaattaagggtgacaccctttttcaaggggagataattagaaataaatgaaaaatgttgaggaattttcaaaaatcttcttctcaagaaccataaagccaggaaagcttaaacttatgtggaagcatcctcaggtagtgtatattcaaagttgtgaaaatcatgacccccaggggtagggtggggcacaattgggggggggggcaaagttttacataggaatatatagagtaaatctttaaaaatcttcttctcagaaactaatcagccaggaaagctgaaacttgtgtggaaacatcctcaggtaatgtagattcaaagttgtgaaaaatcatgatccctgggggtagggtggggcacaattgggggggggggcgaagttttacataggaatatatagagtaaatctttaaaaatcttcttctcagaaacttatcagccagatgattctttataattgtttagactttggctccaggacaattcttcggcctcacaggaaggttcagagtttgatatagctttatatcccatatataaacaattgttaaggatctttttgagaactgcagtACTCAACAttcttcatgttgccccttgagggcccttaattggtaaataaagaaattgaaaattgaaattgtgatatgactataaaatcatcctgttagaaaagggactaatgattataaacataagaatatccagggggaaaatggattttatttatacaggatctacatgtattattgtacattgtccagatagtttgtattatgacaccattaagctgattttatcatacctattgttcctcaggtgagcgatgtagcCCATGGGCCTCATATTGTGTCTTTCCTTCAGATGTTTGAAATGACATTTACAAATAGAACCATGTTTATTAACCAAacatttcttttgttgataGAGGGGCAAGACGACCAGAAGATTTGCAGATTTTACCAGAAAAACAGGTGTTGGAGTGGAGACAGATGTCCATACAGACATATAATTGTCCCAGAAGGTACAGATTGAGATTGAAGTACTtacattctttctttttttttgggggggggggagatataTGAAAAGAATGAGgaaataacattgaaaatgtGAAATCCTAGCTCCACTGGTAGTCAATGTACAGTAAGATAAGGAAGCCTCATCATATGTTGAAATGCCGTGGCCCTCAGACATTGCATGAAACAATCACTGTTACAGGTGCTTTGACAGCGGATGTGGACTATGTGTACGGTGATGTTATGGAGGAGTATTACCAGGATGGACTCCCGGACCCAGGGACCTGGATAGCCTGTGAAGTGTCTGCCATTATTAACCCCGCCCACTTTTACATTGTCCTGCCTTTTGGCAAAGAGCCGCTCGCTTCTCTGGAACCTGCTAAAAAAGAAGGTAGTGCATCTGGTGAGAgaaataaaattccaaaaaaggtgctttatttgaaaaaaaaaaagtttcagcAAAACATTATAGAGAAAGATATACACAAGAATGAATCATCTTGTGAAGTATATACCTAATGTCAGAGACTGTTTGTAGATGGTTATGGAAGTTTTCAACAGGAGACCTTAGAGGACCTGATGGCTAGCTTGCAGTAAGTACACATAGGACATTTATATAGATATACACTGGACACTTAAAAAAAGCATTTTCCTGCTTGTagcaattttcttttatatggGTCACTACTtatctatttgaaaatgttCTGTAGATGTAATGGCCTTATACACATGGCTCTCTGATAGTAAAAAACGACAAACGATGCAATGTCGTCTAATTATCACTTTGTATTTTTACAGAGACTTCTATGGTGGCAAGCAGTTTGAGGGGAGTTATGTAGACTATGCCCCTGGAGAAGTAGTGGTAGCCCGCTACAGTGTGGATCTCCAGTGGTACAGAGCCCGAGTCATCAGCTCAGGGGACAGGAAAGTAGAGGTACAGTCAAAAGCAGTCCTACAAAGCATAATCTATATTCACTGCTTCAATACTTTTGTCTTAAAGTAATGAAAAATTACTCAATGTTATAACAGAAGACATGTTTCCTCATGTGGTTTTGCCCTCATTCTAGTTGATTTTTATCAGCATAGTAATATGGGTAAAAACAAGCTGATTAGGAATTTCTGAAGGAATCTGTAAATGAATGATTTAAATATCctgtaaatctaaaaaaaattgcagagtgacttatttttattttcataattgaaaAAACCAAAATCCTTAATTAATCGTCACAATTTCATCTAAATTGAACTCAAATTGTTTTACAGGTATTTTACGTTGACTTTGGTAACAAGGAGTTTGTGTCGGACATCTCCATTCGTAATATTGACCCCCAGTTCCTTCACCTGCCGTTCCAAGCCCTGGAGTGTTTTCTTGTTGATATAGAACCAGTAGGGGGAAGAGACAGTTTCTCTCAGGAAGCAAGGTATATGTTGTCAGATAGCTGAATTTGACATGATATTACAATGTTATACCATAACTGTGTACCCGTagttttcaaagttttaagAGAAGTTTTATTCCATGTAAAGGATATGATGGTATGCCCCAATATTTAAGTTAGTTTGAGATTTTGTACCAGCATCATCAATATTAAAGCATTTTGCTGAAGGTTTTATTGTATATCTGGGTAGACAAAATCAACACAGACTGATAAGTAATAATGAAAATCCTCACACTTGTGTGTACCAATACTTGATGTATGAGCAATAATGAACatgaagttacatgtacatgaaaattcataataatatttcttttaggCTTCAATTCAGAAAATTGGTTGATGGGAAGACACTCGTTGCATACATAAAATCAAGGTTTGTACTTCACTAAATTTGTGCCATTTTTCatcattcatttcaattttcagATTTAAAAACTGCATGTAGAAGATTTCTATAACTTACAAGacattttcttttgttgatCTCTGctaaaaaagaagagaaaatgaaGGGTAATGTGCTCTAGGCCCCAATTAGATTTACCCAAAAATTATTActggattttgcatgaatttaatCTGTAATACAAGTACCCTCAAATACTTcttataccaaaaataaaacagacctCAAATTGCTGGAATAATAccctgtttacatgtacatccaatttctatttattaataCTCCCAAACCTCATTTTAATGAGCATAGAATGAAATTGATTGTACttaactagtacatgtacatgtatgatgtaaaAATCCAAATAGATTGTACAGTTCgcattacatgtattgatcATATACCCATCAATTACATTAACAGTAACTTGATCCAAAGAGCTGGATTAAGCATGGATCATCAGATCAAACTCGAACCTTCACGTCTCGTTTGATCTGATGATCCACGCCTGGGAACTCGACATGATCTGACCCTTTGAAGCGAGCTActgtaataatatatatgtatattttacagaCATCTGTTTGATTTGGGATAGTTGAATAGTTTAACTTACTATAGGTAATTGAACTGTTGTGTCTGCTGTAGGTCTTGGAGTGGTTGTGCCTGGGTGGAGCTCTTTGATACCACAGGGGAGGAGGATATCAGCATCGCAGGGTCACTGATTGAGAGGGGCCTGGCCCAGGAGTCAACCGTCCTTTCTAGCACCACCAGTGGGCGGGGTAGTAACACTTCCAGTCTTGTGTCAAGTCAGGAGTCCTTGGTCTTAATCCCTGGATAGGCAGCCGTCCAATCAGTGTACAGGGATTTATGGTCCCATGAACTGATGCCAACATTTgatttgacatttttatttgtcaggttttttttttatcttcaaggaagtatttttttccttttatgaaAGGCTAAAGAAGTCCATTTTAACTTGCTTGAATATAAATTTATGTAAAGATTATTTCATGCGTTCAATGCAATTTAGCACCAGTTAGATTCAAATTGATATTCTTGTTAGGAAGGTCAGTTTAAAATTCATATGTTTATTGATGTATCAAAGGTGGCACTATATATTTAGGTTTCTAAACCTGATTTTCATGCAAGTATGTGGTGTTATAAACTTATAAAGTATGAAGTATGTTATATATCATACTCTTGCAATAATTGATACTTACAATAATTGATACTTTTTCTCACTAGTTAAAACAGTAAACAacacttttaatttcatatattcATAGTGGGTCATCAAAAAGcgtttttctttattcttattgttgaacttttgatcatttttttgtaagtaGATATTAAACTGTTTTCCTTttgatacaaagtaaatttttattttgtaacttgcagtattatgtaatatgtattttgtCCAAATAGACAAAGCAGATTGTGCCAAAATGTTTCTGtcctgttttaaaaaatgcaagaaGAGCAATAAAGCTGTTATAATTCTCACAGACTTGGGTTCATATTTAGCCCCTTGGAAATAGAGTTGTATCATTTGTGTGCAtgcaacgaatatttctgcttctacagtatatataaaACCCTTGTCTGGGGCCTATCTTCTTCCCCTTGaatccaatctggctcatacttcactgTCTATGGTTaaaggtgtgcagtgaccttgaacaaagtttgtaggtcaaggtcatattagaccacgcaaaaatacattttcagagcatatatacatgtactttccaATTGACCAtatttggctcatacttcacatatACAGAGCTTTTTTGTAAAGGTGTGTAGTGATCCTGATTCGATTTTCAAGGTCAATGTGAAAGTCATATTGGATCTCTCTATAATCAGTTTTATATTATAGGTAATTTCCATTATTTTGCTTAATCTTCCTCAGATTAaacaaaaatgcctgtatgtaAGGGGTAATTCTGGGAAATGCTAGTATTTTTAACTTGTATATTGAAGGATTTATTAATGACTTAAGTTTGATTAACTAAATCATGACTCTTTTGAGAAAAGTTAGGCCACAAGGgagggatgaaaaaataaaatcaattttttgagattttaaattttttcaaagatgtAAATTGCATTGTTCTTAACTTTCAGTGCAATCCTGTTGTAATCAGCTGaaacatgtatattcatttggaaattaaatttcatttctttcattgaaaacatttatcaatgaaatccctattaaaatatttatttattaaaatatgtttcatgTTATTTTTGAAACGACAATATTAAATCCATACACAACTATTCTACATATATGTCGCAAAacaacatgtacattgtacctaTGAAAAGTTTAGATTCTACAGAATTAAAACCTTGCAGCATTGTTGAAATGTAGGagggaaaaaagaaaacaacaagaagaatttcatttgaattttttaatcgAGCACCACTTTCCACAGTTTAACATCTCCGTCGTCACTGCCTGATGCCAGTAGGCCGGGTTCCTTAGGGTTCCAGGCTACAGAGTTCACGTCCTGTGAGTGTGCTCTATTCTGAGAGCACACCAGGCTAAACGAGGGCTGATTCTTGTCCGATATCTCTTCTTCTCTAAATACTCTAATACAGTCATCACCACAAGCTGACACAATTAAACCGTTGCTGGGACTCCAGTCCACATCGTAGATAACTCGATTGTGGTATCCGGAGAGGGTACACACACATTTCCATGTTGACTCTTTTCCTGTTGTATCAATTCCCTCTGGATTTCCCGGTAAATATTCTTGccaaattttcaatgttttgtcaTCACTACATGATACAATTCTGTGACCTGTCTGGTCAAAGCTTATTTTCCACACGGTAGAGGTATGGGATTCTAATGTGTTGCAGCATGTCCAATCATCTATCTCCtctttaaataatttgattgtGTTGTCATAGCTACACGATGCAAGCATTTCCCTGGTTGGATGCCACACTACATACTTAACATCCTGGGTGTGGCTGGAGATCACACTTGCACATTCATATTCTTCATCCTCTGTGACTGTAAAACAGTGCAATACACATGTAATATCTTTTGCAAGTCATTACTTTATAGGACGTTTTGCAGAGGCTCTAATTGAGGCAAAGTTACATTAcattattatcaatatttagATATATTCAGTTTCTgttaatattattaaagaacATGATGTGAAGAAGAGAAATGATTACCTTCCCAAATCCATACACTTTTGTCTCTACTGCACGTTGCCAGTAATAGACCAGTGGGAGCCCATGATACAGCTTTCACTTCATTCTCATGGCCCTCTAGAGATGCAATGCATTCAAATTCTCCTTCTTTCCTGCTCCAGATATTGGTAGTAGCATCAAAGCTGGCACTAGCCAAGTAATTGCCACACGGGGACCAGCTAACACTGCGAATTGTTCTCTGATGGCCTTCTGCAAGGATGCTTTTGCAAACCTGAAGAATACCGGTAGTTGTGATGACTTTAAAATATcagttcttcttttttttcaaccaattttttaagagaaaatatgTACTGTATATAAAGCAGGGAAAAATGTTTCCAAAAGCTTCGTTATTTGTTGgaaacaaaactaaaacaatgtGACATCACAGTAAATGTGAAGTGCTCATTGTATTTCCCACAATTGAATAAATAAGTGGATCAAGCATCAGTATTACTGTGTAATGGCCACCAATTGGTGTCAAAAATTGCAGGTTTCATATTCCTCTCTGTTTCATGATAAACCAATTAAACCCCTCAGCTTATGAATTAATCAAACATTAAATCCACTTATTGTAACAAGATGGAcatcacattttccaaagtattGGACAGCGATTGCTTTGACAAAAGTTATATGAAAACGGTGTGACGGTTGCGCCGagtgcagatttttttttggtttgaaatGCAGACAGCAGTATCCACCTGACTACTCAAATTAGGAGCCAAAGTTAAACTAAATGTCGCATGCTCAGTCTCAATAATGACATCATGTTTCATAcgcaaaatgtaaacataggtaatcacagattacaaagctcaccgagacgagacatcacccttctgagacttcacctttatgagaccacctttatcatattaaatgaaaatcatactttatgatcttggatattcatggattctgttttgacacaatatcatatatcatctgttaaaaaattgtatgataatcatatgctCATGTGTTaattaatacaataatataaaattaaatattgcatcctatcatatttacaacatatatcataaaatacaataaaataccataataaacaatgatgagatatgatattgtaacgtatgatatgacattgtattgtgttatacgttattgtattttatcacataatacaatatcataatatataaaacaatgtagtattatattacaatatcatattacataatacatcataacattgaaacatatgatattatattgtataatatagtatgatattgtatgatactgtatcattttttatacataatatgatattgtatcatatgatacaatataatttgatacaacattgtatcatatcaaatgatacaatatcatgtgataaagtaaagtattttataatacaatattatactatacatattgtatcatctgatacaataatatattttacaatatcatacaatacaatttcatgtgatgtgataatatatcatattataaaccaatatcatataatacaatatcgtatgatatgatattataaaatattacagtatcatattatacaatttcatgtgatataattccatattacagaaactaatataatttatataatataatatcgtatgatacaatattatagaatatacaatattgtatcataggatacattattatactttgcaatatcttatgtaatagtatcatgtgataaaataataaattaataatacaatataatattatacaatattgtatcataatatacaatactatacataacgatatcatgatacaataccataacataaaatatcaaaaatttgatataatatcatatcgtatcatataactttttattatattacatatgatattatattgtatcatattaaacaatattgtttcatactatacaatactatatcataggaatcatgttatatcatttattaacaaacacatctatctatcgagcaggttggagtgaggtaggagatttctttagcatccttgataatggaaatcaggctctgcatctgaagcaacctctgcgtttcatttataatatagtttaaTCAACTGTGCAacctatcatctataaaacatgtgacttgttccaaaaaaactaaacatcaatccagcatccgaaacctatggctcagattcagcattcaagcctgtcaggtgcatcagtatacataagacacatctccatgcaagtttggtgaagttcagaccagtaataattaagatatcatcatcagagggcactagcaattaaaaccttaacctgctccagcatccgcaacctatggctcagattcaacatccatgcctgtcaggtgcatctgtatcataagacacaccatccattcaagtttggtgaagttaggacctgtaataactaagatatactttttagcatccttgataatggagatcaagctctgcaactgaagcttcctctgtgattcattcatattactgTTTAATCAattatgcaagtttgaaatagtactattatctattaaacatgtgacctgttccaaaaaccttaacctcctccagcatccgaaacctatggctcagtttcagcattcaagcctgtctggtgcatcagtatcataagacgcaccatccatggaagtctggtgaagttaggccaagtagtaactaagatataatcaaaagagggcacctgcaacaaaaactttaaccagctctaaaaaccttaacctccttcagcatctgtaacctatagctcagattcagcaccctagcctgcctggtgcatcagtattataagacacaccatccatgcaagtttggtgaagtacggaccagcagtaacttagatattgctatcaaagcgcacctgcaacaaaaactttaacctgctccaaaaaccttaacctcctccagcat
This genomic window from Magallana gigas chromosome 5, xbMagGiga1.1, whole genome shotgun sequence contains:
- the LOC105346397 gene encoding probable cytosolic iron-sulfur protein assembly protein CIAO1 homolog, producing MAKIQELMKLSGHQDRVWCVAWNPTGTLLASSGGDKTIRIWGKEGDKWVCKSILAEGHQRTIRSVSWSPCGNYLASASFDATTNIWSRKEGEFECIASLEGHENEVKAVSWAPTGLLLATCSRDKSVWIWEVTEDEEYECASVISSHTQDVKYVVWHPTREMLASCSYDNTIKLFKEEIDDWTCCNTLESHTSTVWKISFDQTGHRIVSCSDDKTLKIWQEYLPGNPEGIDTTGKESTWKCVCTLSGYHNRVIYDVDWSPSNGLIVSACGDDCIRVFREEEISDKNQPSFSLVCSQNRAHSQDVNSVAWNPKEPGLLASGSDDGDVKLWKVVLD